Sequence from the Paramisgurnus dabryanus chromosome 3, PD_genome_1.1, whole genome shotgun sequence genome:
TTTACATAAATGCACTTTTATTATCTGTGAATACACAGGATCAGACTAACAATCActacaaataaaataatctgAAATATACATTAAAGAAGACTCATTTCTCAATGTCAATAAAGTTAGATTGATATTTATTCGCATTTAACAGGATTCATATTTGTCAAGGCTTCTTGTTTAAATAATGCTGCTTTTCACCTTCATCATGTTTAGTAGTCATATCACAGGTGTATACATTACCCACCACCCCAAACAGCAACTAAAAAATACCACAAATGATTAAATTCACAAgaaaatcaaacaaaactagacagacagaaacaccATGACATTTAGATCTGTAGCAGTAACTTCAAAATATATTCATCCAGTGTTTAAGtgatagtaaaatataaataaataaggcAAAAACTTTGTTGTGCAAACACATTTGAATACATGAGCTCCACCAGACCTTATCAGATCCACAAGCTTCACAAAATCCATTAGATTTAAGGTCCCTTTGATTTGAAATGTTTGAACAGCAATACAattatatctttatttaaaatgttctgCGTGCAAAAACCTAGAAACCCCACAGCACACATTTTACTCATTCACCACTGGTTCACTTACTCACtgattcactcactcactgattcactcactcactgatTCACTCACTCAGTGATTCAATCACACACCTAACTGAAGTAGTTCAATCACTCACTTGTTCATTCATTTACTCATGTACTTTCATTCATCATCAATAAGTTTCTCTGCTCCGTTCTCTTTTTGCTGAAGATCTTGCTCTGCTTCTCTGTTCTCCTCCTCGTCCTCATCTTCATATGAGAGGTTTTGTCCACTGTAGTTGATGGTGGTTCTGGACAGATCCACCTCGATCGGGAACACGTCCGCCTCTTTCAGGACAGCGTAACAGTCATCATAGTAATGAGACATTCCTGAGACGAAGCGCTGCAGCTGGAAGACGATATCCTGAACTGAAGAGAGAAACAGATGAGAAACACATCTCTCACACATGAACTCAATTCATTCACATGTCTTCTGAACACACCATGTTTCTGGTCCAGCAGTTCGATCTTCTCCAGAACATCTTTGCGCATTTTAGCGAAGCGAGCACGAGCTTCCTGACGACAGCGCAGAACCAGGCGGTACTCATAGTTACCGGTGCTGACTCGGTACAGTGGATCACCCAGAGCCTGACAGAAAAGTCATACATATATAAATGCGTGCTTGTAATTAAACTAATTTTCCTGATTTTACATAATTTACAGTGTGTGATTATAttcaaaaataaagtgtttataAAGCTCTCAATATttatgcataacgattaatcacaactaatcgtttgcagaataaacatttttgtttaaatcatatatgtattacattatacatttttacatatatatatttatatatatatatttcttaaaattatacatgcatgtgtgtgtatttatatataaataaatattatacataatacacacatatatgatgtaatcaAAAACtcttattctgcaaacgattagttgcgattagttGTTTTTCAGCCCTACAAAGGATTTTGATGTCTGTAAAAGTCTTTCAATGTTTGTACAAAAGTCTTATGACAGCTGCATGACCATCTTCTCAAAATCATCATGACTAATCCAGAGTCAGGAGCTTTGTGAGGTTGATATCAGATTTTTCAGTTTTCTGATGTTGTGTTGCCGGATAAATGAATTTTTCTGAATCAATCATATCAACTGTATCATTTAATTAAAGGATATAAAACCACTAAACCTTACAAAAATGCTCAGATGTCATACTGCACATAAAAACATTCACTGAACATTCTCAAAACCATTAACTatgtgcattaaaaaaaactgtcaaAGATGTTAAGAAACACACAAACCTGTTCACTATTAACCTGTTAATGATATTTAAATGATTTGTTATCTCTTGTAATAATGAGTGAAGAAGAACTTACGATACAGCTGTATTCTTCATCATCCATCTCCTTCACCTTCAGACAGTACGactgaaacacaaacatcatCATTACATGACATGACCTCTCTACAGATGTGTAAACGAATCTCTATGACTCTCACCAGATACTCAAACTTGACGTCCAGATATTTTCTGATGGTGAGTTTGGTGTCTGGAATGGCTTTGTGCAGATATGTGTTCAGATCGTGCAGCATCTGAAGAAACACAATTAACCGTGGTATTTAAAACTTTTACctcataaaataaatgttttagatgtttGTTAATATAAACTACACTGACAGATGTGTTTGATGGGTTTTAAAACACAGCTTTAaatcatatttcatcatttaaaacactcatagtttatttattttctcacATACCCTGAATGGATATATTCTCAGATCAGAAAAACTTATTCATGTCAAATATAAAACTGAGATTTTTCAAATGAATATCATTTGAGATGTTTAATGAATAAGAGACCCAAACATTGATGTTAAACTCATGTGCTCTCACAGGTTTGATGGTCTTCAGCAGCTGGATGCCAAACTTCTCCATGTTACGATGAGCTTCAGCAAACTTCACGAAAGCTTCGCTGGCTGCGGCCTGTGGCTCACGAACACCGATGACAGAGAACACATCGCCAAACGCTGAGAGATCAACACATATGATCAGACACATCTGATAAA
This genomic interval carries:
- the pick1 gene encoding PRKCA-binding protein, encoding MFTDMDYELEEDKLGIPTVPGTVTLKKDQQNLIGISIGGGAQFCPCLYIVQVFDNTPASLDGTLAAGDEITGVNGKPVKGKTKVEVAKMIQTVQSEVVIQYNKLQADPKQGKSLDIVLKKVKHRLVENLSSGTADALGLSRAILCNDGLVKRLEELEKTAELYKGLMDHTKRLLRAFYELSQTHRAFGDVFSVIGVREPQAAASEAFVKFAEAHRNMEKFGIQLLKTIKPMLHDLNTYLHKAIPDTKLTIRKYLDVKFEYLSYCLKVKEMDDEEYSCIALGDPLYRVSTGNYEYRLVLRCRQEARARFAKMRKDVLEKIELLDQKHVQDIVFQLQRFVSGMSHYYDDCYAVLKEADVFPIEVDLSRTTINYSGQNLSYEDEDEEENREAEQDLQQKENGAEKLIDDE